Proteins encoded together in one Deinococcus hopiensis KR-140 window:
- a CDS encoding putative ABC transporter permease subunit, whose amino-acid sequence MTAQPPTARPPAVPAAPLRVPSLLALKWQAFRNTFTRGPKWGYLFVALLAALLVTAETWGAWRALNFLSGFGDIGLGVFSRVLETGLIVLSSGVTFSATTAAISTLYLSDDLNFLLAQPLSTRRVFGLKVFETFLNTALVPLALTVPLLLTVAVFFRAPLWTYPVMLLAAILTFAAPVGLGALLAVGLMRVAPVGRVREVSTALGVLISAVLVYAIRALRPEVLLSKVQNPEQFHALMQSFSGPGSPLLPPSWAAQGIWSAAHGHLAVPLLPLTVLAVGLLLGATWLATRAYQEGWARALDSSRPKLDPSPRRAGPLEHLYDRLGPAGSLAYKDLRLTLRDPTQWSQLLVVVALAGVYLISVKAVPIPVPQFRGILGYVQLAFQGFIVAGVAVRLAFPAVSAEGQGYWLLRTAPMSPRQIVLSKFLGVLPVTLILGLVMGLASARSMDLGPTLLLLSGLVSVSNAFVITALGIGLGAAGPRFTADNPAEIGVSPAGLAFMGLSLAYSVALLLLLARPAVGSVLRPDLFPGLSALGTWQGVLGLTGLLTATVLGTWGALRYGWTRLDRLE is encoded by the coding sequence GTGACTGCCCAGCCCCCCACGGCGCGGCCCCCGGCGGTGCCGGCTGCCCCCCTGCGTGTTCCCAGCCTGCTTGCCCTGAAGTGGCAGGCCTTCCGCAACACCTTTACCCGGGGGCCGAAGTGGGGCTATCTGTTCGTGGCCCTGCTCGCCGCGCTGCTCGTCACCGCCGAGACCTGGGGCGCGTGGCGGGCGCTGAACTTTCTCTCCGGCTTCGGTGACATTGGCCTCGGCGTCTTTTCCCGCGTGCTGGAAACGGGCCTGATTGTGCTGTCGAGCGGCGTGACCTTTTCCGCTACCACCGCGGCCATCTCTACCCTGTACCTCAGCGACGACCTCAACTTCCTGCTCGCGCAGCCGCTGTCCACCCGCCGGGTGTTCGGCCTGAAGGTCTTCGAAACGTTTCTGAATACGGCCCTGGTACCGTTGGCGCTGACCGTGCCGCTGCTTCTCACCGTGGCGGTGTTCTTTCGCGCGCCTCTATGGACGTATCCTGTGATGCTGCTCGCCGCCATCCTGACCTTCGCCGCGCCGGTGGGCCTGGGCGCCCTGCTCGCCGTCGGACTGATGCGCGTCGCTCCAGTGGGCCGCGTGCGTGAGGTGTCGACGGCCCTGGGCGTCCTTATCAGCGCTGTCCTCGTCTACGCCATCCGCGCCCTGCGCCCAGAGGTGTTGCTCTCCAAGGTGCAGAATCCCGAGCAGTTCCACGCCCTGATGCAGAGCTTCTCCGGCCCTGGCAGTCCGCTTCTTCCGCCGAGCTGGGCCGCACAGGGCATCTGGAGCGCGGCGCACGGGCACCTCGCCGTGCCGCTGCTGCCGCTGACCGTGCTCGCCGTGGGCCTGCTCCTGGGGGCCACGTGGCTTGCCACCCGCGCGTATCAAGAGGGCTGGGCGCGAGCTCTGGATTCCAGCCGGCCCAAACTCGATCCCTCGCCCCGCCGCGCTGGACCGCTGGAACACCTGTATGACCGTCTGGGGCCAGCGGGCAGCCTCGCGTACAAGGACCTGCGCCTGACCCTGCGCGATCCCACCCAGTGGAGCCAACTCCTCGTCGTGGTGGCGTTGGCAGGCGTGTACCTCATCTCCGTCAAGGCCGTGCCCATTCCCGTACCGCAGTTCCGGGGCATCTTGGGTTACGTGCAGCTTGCCTTTCAGGGTTTTATCGTCGCGGGCGTGGCGGTGCGCTTGGCCTTTCCCGCGGTCAGCGCCGAGGGTCAGGGCTACTGGCTGCTGCGCACCGCGCCCATGTCGCCGCGTCAGATCGTGCTCAGCAAATTTCTGGGCGTGCTGCCCGTCACCCTGATCCTGGGCCTGGTGATGGGTCTCGCCAGCGCCCGTTCGATGGACCTCGGCCCCACGCTGCTGCTGCTCAGCGGGCTGGTGAGCGTGAGCAACGCCTTTGTGATCACGGCACTGGGCATTGGCCTGGGCGCAGCGGGACCGCGCTTCACCGCCGACAACCCCGCCGAAATCGGCGTCAGTCCTGCGGGCCTGGCGTTTATGGGTCTGAGCCTCGCGTACAGCGTCGCGCTGCTGCTCCTCCTTGCCAGGCCCGCCGTAGGCAGCGTGCTGCGCCCAGACCTCTTTCCCGGCCTCAGTGCTTTGGGCACCTGGCAGGGTGTGCTGGGGCTGACCGGTCTGCTGACCGCCACCGTCTTGGGCACCTGGGGGGCGCTGCGGTACGGGTGGACGCGGCTGGACCGCCTGGAGTAG
- a CDS encoding L-threonylcarbamoyladenylate synthase, whose translation MKEREDNLMDVLREAVQRLEAGEAIGYPTETVWGLAVLPDALPALYELKGRASDKPVQVSCQDTAAAQRLTRGGRAFDTLAAQWPGPLTLVVPPNADCPAELAPGGWVGLRVPDHPIALALLRASGGLLATTSLNPSGRPAARTLEEARAYGLVPFLLPDGGVPAQGLASTVVRVDGETLEVLREGALPVRALWERLRAAGLGGDAG comes from the coding sequence GTGAAAGAACGGGAAGACAACCTTATGGACGTGTTGCGCGAAGCGGTACAGCGATTGGAGGCGGGTGAGGCCATCGGCTACCCCACCGAGACGGTGTGGGGCCTGGCCGTCCTACCTGACGCCCTGCCGGCCCTGTACGAACTGAAGGGGCGCGCCTCAGACAAGCCGGTTCAAGTTTCCTGCCAGGACACAGCCGCCGCCCAGCGGTTGACCCGCGGCGGTCGGGCGTTCGACACGCTGGCCGCCCAGTGGCCCGGTCCATTGACTCTGGTGGTGCCCCCGAACGCCGACTGTCCGGCAGAACTCGCGCCGGGTGGCTGGGTGGGGTTGCGGGTGCCAGACCATCCCATCGCCCTGGCCCTGCTGCGTGCCAGTGGCGGCCTCCTCGCCACCACCAGCCTCAACCCCAGTGGCCGGCCCGCTGCCCGAACGCTGGAGGAAGCGCGGGCCTACGGTCTCGTTCCGTTTCTGCTGCCCGATGGCGGTGTGCCCGCGCAGGGCCTCGCCAGCACTGTGGTGCGGGTGGACGGGGAAACGCTCGAGGTTCTGCGTGAGGGCGCTCTCCCCGTTCGGGCGCTCTGGGAACGGCTGCGGGCGGCGGGGCTGGGTGGAGACGCCGGATGA
- the bshC gene encoding bacillithiol biosynthesis cysteine-adding enzyme BshC: MTRSIAAAYRAGELPAFFRLTPGDLDVAAREARPDVDRAALADALRAYHRDLGTLDRDVEAHLTRLAHPASRVVVTGQQAGLLTGPAYSVHKGADAALLARALDREEAPVVAVYWVASQDHDAAEVASTTLLDAEETLHRLTLDVPEGVPVGRVAWREEWTEEVWALLSRFGTSPEHRAAVRARVEAAVQGGGSYADVFARLIHGLLGSAGLLVLDPLHPALATLMSPTLTRELECPLDGPARIEEAAQRLEAAGFAPQLRRPPGATNLFLEEEDGRRRLLRFDGRAFGTETRTYTREEVRAVLEADPSRLTPAAGLRPVVQDALLPTLAFVVGPGEIAYGAQLAKVYELHGLRQPLLWPRLSATWLEPNVVRLLARLGATAAQVQASPEEVLGRSLARERGAGAAAAERLSALDAELRALTEELAALDPTLEGAAERTRRRTTARVAHLQILAVRALARQEDDRTRQLTRLKRHLLPHGTPQEREMNFLTFVLKHGDEPLRQLLTLKPGTQVELPIP, encoded by the coding sequence TTGACGAGAAGCATTGCAGCGGCATACCGGGCGGGCGAACTGCCCGCTTTCTTTCGCCTCACGCCGGGTGACCTGGACGTGGCGGCCCGGGAGGCGCGCCCGGACGTCGACCGTGCTGCGCTGGCGGACGCCCTGCGCGCCTACCACCGCGACCTGGGCACGCTGGACCGGGACGTGGAGGCACACCTCACCCGCCTGGCCCATCCCGCCTCGCGCGTGGTGGTGACGGGGCAGCAGGCCGGGCTGCTGACGGGCCCTGCCTACAGCGTCCACAAGGGAGCTGACGCCGCGCTGCTCGCCCGTGCGCTGGACCGCGAGGAAGCGCCCGTGGTGGCCGTCTACTGGGTGGCCAGCCAGGACCACGACGCGGCCGAGGTGGCATCGACCACCCTGCTGGACGCGGAAGAAACGCTGCACCGCCTGACCCTGGACGTACCGGAGGGTGTGCCCGTGGGCCGTGTTGCGTGGCGGGAGGAATGGACGGAGGAGGTCTGGGCCCTGCTCTCCCGCTTCGGGACGTCCCCGGAACACCGGGCGGCGGTGCGGGCACGGGTGGAGGCGGCGGTGCAGGGTGGGGGCAGCTACGCGGACGTGTTTGCCCGGCTGATCCACGGCCTGCTCGGCTCGGCGGGCCTGCTGGTTCTGGACCCGCTGCACCCAGCCCTCGCCACGCTCATGTCTCCCACCCTGACCCGCGAACTGGAGTGTCCGCTGGACGGTCCGGCCCGGATCGAGGAAGCCGCGCAGCGGCTGGAAGCGGCGGGCTTCGCGCCACAGCTTCGCCGTCCCCCGGGCGCGACAAACCTTTTTCTGGAGGAGGAGGACGGTAGGCGGAGGCTGCTGCGCTTTGACGGGCGGGCGTTTGGGACCGAAACGCGCACATACACGCGAGAAGAAGTGCGGGCAGTGCTGGAGGCCGACCCCTCGCGCCTCACGCCGGCGGCGGGCCTGCGCCCCGTGGTGCAGGACGCGTTGCTGCCCACCCTGGCCTTTGTGGTGGGACCGGGCGAGATCGCGTATGGAGCGCAGTTGGCAAAGGTGTACGAACTCCACGGCCTGCGCCAGCCCCTGCTGTGGCCGCGCCTGAGCGCGACGTGGCTGGAGCCGAACGTGGTCCGGCTGCTCGCACGGCTGGGGGCGACGGCGGCGCAGGTGCAGGCCAGTCCCGAGGAGGTGCTGGGCCGCTCACTCGCGCGGGAACGGGGAGCGGGGGCCGCGGCGGCGGAACGGCTCTCGGCCCTTGACGCTGAACTGCGCGCCCTGACGGAAGAGCTCGCTGCCCTCGATCCCACGCTGGAAGGGGCCGCCGAACGCACCCGCCGCCGCACCACTGCCCGCGTGGCGCACCTCCAGATCCTTGCCGTGCGCGCTCTGGCCCGGCAGGAGGATGACCGCACCCGGCAGCTGACGCGGCTCAAACGCCACCTGCTTCCCCACGGCACGCCCCAGGAGCGCGAGATGAACTTCCTGACCTTTGTGCTCAAGCACGGCGATGAGCCGCTGCGGCAGTTGCTGACGCTCAAGCCGGGCACGCAGGTGGAACTGCCCATTCCCTAG
- a CDS encoding LysR family transcriptional regulator: MADLNQLRNFVAIYRAGSVSLAARTRNLTQPAVSQQLAALEASVGQPLFVRTPRGMVPTERGKAFYAQIVESMDRLERVMRGLKRGAAHTPLLRLGLAPDYACSFALPRLRGLGSRVQIDLRDHRKQFVLLETGALDAVVNTARASGRGISHRVLGEKRFRLIAPADLPVPPQPDEAWLLEQAWISVGAELTLHRRVWQDWFGRNFTGEVALIVPELRAMLRAVELGFGLAFLPEFVCQEGVTQGRVKAVWPEHPIGPVDAFVLSYREVDGDRDEIQLLGDLLTERPGPREADPAVAWAAPAPM, encoded by the coding sequence ATGGCCGATCTCAATCAGCTTCGCAACTTCGTCGCCATCTACCGGGCGGGCTCGGTGTCCCTGGCGGCGCGCACCCGCAACCTCACCCAGCCCGCCGTCAGCCAGCAGCTCGCGGCGTTGGAGGCCAGCGTTGGCCAGCCCCTGTTCGTGCGGACGCCGCGCGGCATGGTGCCCACCGAGCGCGGCAAGGCCTTTTACGCGCAGATCGTGGAGTCCATGGACCGGCTGGAGCGGGTGATGCGCGGGCTGAAACGCGGCGCGGCGCACACGCCCCTGCTGCGGCTGGGGCTGGCCCCGGACTACGCCTGCAGCTTCGCCCTGCCGCGCCTCAGAGGCCTCGGGAGCCGGGTGCAGATCGACCTGCGCGACCACCGCAAGCAGTTTGTGCTGCTGGAGACGGGCGCGCTCGACGCCGTGGTCAACACTGCCCGGGCCAGCGGGCGCGGTATTTCGCACCGGGTGCTGGGCGAAAAGCGGTTCCGGCTGATCGCGCCCGCCGACCTGCCTGTGCCCCCACAGCCCGATGAGGCCTGGCTGTTGGAGCAGGCCTGGATCAGCGTCGGGGCCGAGCTGACCCTGCACCGCCGGGTGTGGCAGGACTGGTTCGGCCGGAACTTCACGGGAGAGGTCGCCCTGATCGTGCCCGAACTCCGGGCCATGCTGCGGGCGGTAGAGCTCGGCTTTGGTCTGGCCTTCCTGCCGGAATTCGTGTGCCAGGAGGGGGTGACGCAGGGCCGCGTGAAGGCCGTGTGGCCCGAACACCCCATTGGGCCCGTCGATGCGTTTGTCCTGTCGTACCGCGAGGTGGACGGCGACCGCGACGAGATTCAGCTTCTGGGTGACCTCCTCACCGAGCGTCCCGGCCCGCGTGAGGCGGACCCGGCGGTGGCGTGGGCGGCACCTGCGCCGATGTGA
- a CDS encoding Crp/Fnr family transcriptional regulator, with amino-acid sequence MMSGPFGTLPKEAQAQVGAAARAGRWARGGLLFYPEDPAETLFVLTRGSVRLYRLGAGAREVTLDVHGPGQLLGASALLPGATYGMYAEAMDDTEALLLGRETLTRLMQTNPAVGVALTEQITRQTRGVQERLSGLVFMEVSQRLALALLALAEREGPWPEGGSLALRERVSHQDLAHVVGSTRETITKLLGDFRTRGLLDLGYRRIILTDRAGLVSASREPLR; translated from the coding sequence ATGATGTCTGGGCCGTTCGGAACACTGCCGAAAGAAGCGCAGGCGCAGGTGGGGGCCGCCGCCCGCGCGGGGCGCTGGGCGCGCGGTGGGCTGTTGTTTTACCCTGAGGACCCTGCCGAGACGCTGTTTGTCCTCACGCGCGGCAGCGTTCGCCTGTACCGTCTCGGCGCAGGCGCGCGGGAGGTCACCCTGGACGTGCATGGCCCGGGGCAACTGCTGGGCGCATCGGCACTGCTGCCGGGCGCGACCTACGGCATGTACGCCGAGGCGATGGACGACACCGAGGCACTGCTGCTGGGCCGCGAGACGCTCACCCGCCTGATGCAGACCAACCCTGCGGTGGGCGTCGCCCTGACCGAACAGATCACCCGGCAGACCCGGGGCGTGCAGGAACGGCTCTCGGGGCTGGTGTTCATGGAGGTCTCGCAGCGCCTCGCCCTGGCCCTGCTCGCCCTGGCCGAACGGGAAGGTCCCTGGCCCGAAGGCGGCAGCCTGGCCCTGCGCGAACGCGTCTCGCACCAGGATCTGGCCCACGTGGTTGGCAGTACCCGCGAGACGATCACCAAGCTGCTGGGCGACTTCCGAACGCGCGGCCTGCTGGACCTGGGCTACCGCCGCATCATCCTGACCGACCGCGCCGGTCTGGTCTCGGCGTCGCGAGAACCGCTGCGCTGA
- a CDS encoding WecB/TagA/CpsF family glycosyltransferase, producing the protein MTPADSRSTPVSPVPGAEDRLTLFDLPLDPVTLDHALTRLGEWMFRAHRTPHTVVTLNPEFIVQSRTQPDFVRAMQEADLVTADGVGIVWAARQLRGREVPRAPGYDLVKGLMERHGAELRVFFLGAKPGVAEQAAQHAVRDYGVQVAGIHHGYFDQAEDQRVAEFVGASGAHLVLTAMGAGRQEIFNHYWRQVLGAPVLIGCGGVIDVLAGTAELAPTWTRRLGVEFLWRVGLDRKRWNRAPRLAQFVRMVLAEKRRT; encoded by the coding sequence ATGACGCCCGCCGATTCGCGTTCCACTCCCGTCTCTCCTGTGCCCGGAGCCGAGGACCGCCTGACGCTGTTTGATCTGCCCCTGGACCCCGTGACCCTCGACCACGCCCTCACCCGGCTGGGCGAGTGGATGTTCCGCGCGCACCGCACCCCGCACACCGTCGTGACCCTCAACCCCGAATTCATCGTGCAGTCCCGCACGCAGCCTGACTTTGTCCGGGCCATGCAGGAGGCAGACCTCGTCACCGCCGATGGCGTGGGCATCGTCTGGGCCGCACGACAATTGCGGGGACGCGAGGTGCCCCGCGCGCCGGGGTACGACCTCGTGAAGGGCCTGATGGAGCGTCACGGCGCGGAGCTGCGCGTCTTTTTTCTGGGAGCGAAGCCGGGTGTGGCAGAGCAGGCAGCGCAACACGCTGTCCGTGACTACGGCGTCCAGGTAGCGGGAATCCACCACGGATACTTCGATCAGGCCGAAGACCAACGGGTGGCCGAGTTCGTCGGCGCCAGCGGCGCGCACCTCGTCCTGACAGCGATGGGGGCCGGGCGGCAGGAGATCTTCAACCACTACTGGCGGCAGGTGCTGGGTGCGCCGGTGCTGATCGGTTGTGGAGGCGTGATCGACGTCCTCGCCGGGACGGCTGAGCTCGCTCCCACCTGGACCCGCCGACTCGGTGTGGAGTTTCTCTGGCGCGTGGGGCTGGACCGCAAGCGCTGGAACCGCGCGCCCCGCCTCGCCCAGTTCGTGCGGATGGTCCTGGCCGAGAAACGCCGAACTTGA
- the scpB gene encoding SMC-Scp complex subunit ScpB gives MRPPVQALIGAALLAAGRPVTRQEMAGVLGLREEAAARALETFAQTLRAAELGFEVEAVAGGYRLVVPPTLTAHLAPLLAPPPLPALSAAALEVLAVIAYRQPVTRAEIEAMRGGSASTVVTLQERELVKVVGRSPAVGQPLLYGTTERFLLEFGLVSLQDLPPLEGADFSHLLRG, from the coding sequence ATGAGGCCACCGGTTCAGGCGCTGATCGGCGCGGCGCTGCTCGCGGCCGGGCGGCCCGTGACCCGGCAGGAGATGGCGGGCGTGCTGGGGCTACGCGAGGAGGCGGCGGCGCGGGCTCTGGAAACCTTCGCGCAAACGCTGCGGGCCGCCGAGCTGGGTTTTGAGGTGGAAGCGGTGGCGGGAGGGTACCGGTTGGTGGTGCCCCCGACCCTCACGGCGCACCTCGCACCCCTGCTGGCCCCGCCGCCCCTGCCCGCCCTGAGCGCGGCGGCCCTGGAGGTGCTGGCCGTGATCGCCTACCGCCAGCCGGTAACGCGCGCCGAGATCGAGGCGATGCGCGGCGGCAGCGCGAGCACGGTGGTGACCCTGCAGGAGCGCGAACTCGTGAAGGTGGTCGGCCGCAGCCCCGCCGTCGGCCAGCCGCTGCTGTACGGCACCACCGAGCGCTTCTTGCTGGAGTTCGGCCTGGTCAGCCTCCAGGACCTGCCGCCGCTGGAGGGCGCGGACTTTTCCCATTTGTTGCGTGGCTGA
- a CDS encoding ABC transporter ATP-binding protein → MIEVLHYTKRYGTHAAVSDLSFSVRPGELFGLLGSNGAGKTTTIRALVGLTRPTGGTVRVAGFDVWADPVRAKRSFGYIPDRPYLYGKLTARELLRFVGQLYAVPGADREIDRWLELFRLTDFGNELVETYSHGMRQKVAIIAAMLPDPPVLIVDEPMVGLDPHAARQVRELFRAHADRGRSVLLTTHSLPLAEAVCDRLVVLDRGRVLASGTMGDLRAQTATEAGGVMGESLERIFFRLLEEEQEEERRRRELAETA, encoded by the coding sequence GTGATCGAAGTCTTGCACTACACCAAACGCTACGGCACGCACGCAGCCGTGTCTGACCTGAGTTTCTCGGTCCGTCCCGGCGAGCTGTTCGGTCTGCTTGGCAGCAACGGAGCGGGCAAGACCACCACCATCCGCGCGCTGGTGGGCCTGACCCGCCCCACGGGCGGTACCGTGCGCGTGGCGGGCTTCGACGTATGGGCCGATCCCGTGCGGGCCAAGCGTTCGTTCGGGTACATCCCCGACCGGCCCTACCTGTACGGCAAGTTGACGGCGCGGGAACTGCTGCGTTTTGTGGGGCAGCTCTACGCGGTGCCGGGCGCGGACCGCGAGATCGACCGGTGGCTGGAGCTGTTTCGCCTCACCGACTTCGGCAACGAACTCGTGGAGACGTATTCGCACGGGATGCGGCAGAAAGTCGCCATCATCGCCGCAATGCTCCCGGACCCACCCGTCCTCATCGTGGATGAGCCTATGGTGGGCCTTGACCCCCACGCGGCACGGCAGGTGCGCGAGCTGTTCCGGGCGCACGCAGACCGGGGCCGGAGCGTGCTGCTGACCACCCATAGCCTGCCCCTGGCCGAGGCGGTGTGCGACCGCCTGGTTGTGCTGGACCGGGGCCGCGTGCTCGCCTCGGGCACCATGGGCGACCTGCGCGCCCAGACGGCAACCGAGGCGGGCGGCGTGATGGGCGAGAGCCTGGAGCGCATCTTCTTCCGGCTGCTGGAGGAGGAGCAGGAAGAGGAGCGGCGCAGGCGCGAACTGGCGGAGACGGCGTGA
- a CDS encoding SMP-30/gluconolactonase/LRE family protein — translation MRITRPSPLLAASLIGSLTLTSAALPPPVGVRNLGLAAPESVFYDAGNDVYLVSNVNGDPFALDGNGFISRFSGNGKLLDLKWIAGGKGGVILDSPKGMTAVGNTLYVSDVHTVRKFDLKTGRPRGAVTIAGTSFLNDLTVDRAGAVYVSDMGVKAGAQGFAPTGTDAVYRISPADHVDVLAKGTFLKQPNGLLALPNGKIEVVPFASNEVYTLDARGRRGDVVKLPGGALDGVVAAKDGRLLVSSWETSSIYAVDDGHRVSVLADHLPSPADIGLDTKRDRLLVPIINENRLVFQPLK, via the coding sequence ATGCGCATCACACGCCCCAGCCCGCTGCTCGCTGCAAGTCTGATCGGCTCACTGACCCTCACGAGCGCTGCCCTTCCCCCCCCGGTTGGGGTGCGCAACCTCGGTCTCGCTGCCCCCGAGTCCGTCTTCTACGACGCCGGGAACGACGTGTACCTCGTCTCCAACGTGAATGGCGATCCCTTTGCGCTCGACGGCAACGGCTTTATCTCCCGGTTCTCGGGGAACGGCAAGCTGCTGGACCTGAAGTGGATCGCCGGAGGCAAGGGCGGCGTGATCCTCGACTCGCCCAAGGGCATGACAGCGGTGGGCAACACGCTCTACGTCTCCGACGTGCACACCGTCCGCAAGTTTGACCTCAAGACCGGGCGGCCCCGGGGAGCGGTCACCATCGCGGGAACGAGCTTCCTGAACGACCTTACGGTTGACCGGGCGGGCGCGGTCTACGTGTCCGACATGGGCGTCAAGGCCGGAGCGCAGGGTTTTGCACCCACCGGGACCGACGCGGTGTACCGGATCAGCCCCGCAGACCACGTGGACGTACTGGCGAAGGGAACGTTCCTAAAGCAGCCCAACGGCCTGCTGGCCCTGCCCAACGGCAAGATCGAGGTGGTGCCCTTCGCCTCGAACGAGGTCTACACGCTGGACGCCAGGGGACGGCGCGGCGACGTGGTGAAGTTGCCCGGCGGCGCGCTCGACGGCGTAGTTGCCGCGAAGGACGGCCGCCTGTTGGTATCGAGCTGGGAAACGTCGAGCATCTACGCCGTGGATGACGGGCATAGGGTGAGCGTCCTGGCCGATCACCTGCCCTCGCCCGCCGACATCGGCCTCGACACGAAGCGGGACCGGCTGCTTGTGCCCATTATCAACGAGAACCGGCTGGTCTTTCAGCCGCTGAAGTAA
- a CDS encoding type II secretion system F family protein: MPVYEYRVRDRSGKVLKSQMEAETLGQVRDVLRAKNLMIVEIKAPKTGLSADVQIPGLSNRPPGLKQVAVFSKQLATLINAGVPLVQSLSILQRQMESKTLQTIIKNVRSDVEAGTPLSEAISKHPKVFNRLYLNLVRAGETSGTLDSILERIAAFQEKELALRGKIKSALTYPVIVLVFALGITYFLLTTIVPQFAGILAQLNAPLPFITKMLMAVSDFLLHSSFLILIFIAIIVFVYRWYYSTKQGRHIIDDIKLRLPVFGPLVSKSAISSFARTLGLLISSGVNIIESLDITKGTANNAIVEETLENAKNVVMVGDPMSASLATSKVFPPMVVSMVAIGEETGALDNMLGKVGDFYDREVDEAVESLTAAIEPIMIVFLGLIVGTIVAGMFLPMFSIIGALSK, encoded by the coding sequence ATGCCGGTCTATGAATATCGCGTGCGGGACCGTTCCGGAAAGGTTCTGAAGTCGCAGATGGAGGCCGAGACCCTCGGCCAGGTGCGCGACGTCCTGCGGGCCAAGAATCTCATGATCGTCGAGATCAAGGCCCCCAAGACCGGTCTGAGTGCCGACGTTCAGATTCCGGGCCTGAGCAACCGGCCGCCTGGCCTGAAGCAGGTGGCTGTGTTCAGCAAGCAGCTTGCCACCCTGATCAATGCCGGTGTACCGCTGGTCCAGTCTCTCTCGATCCTGCAGCGTCAAATGGAGAGCAAGACGCTTCAAACCATCATCAAAAATGTTCGCAGCGACGTCGAAGCAGGTACACCCCTGAGCGAGGCGATCTCCAAACATCCCAAGGTTTTTAACCGCCTGTACCTCAACCTCGTGCGTGCCGGCGAGACCAGCGGTACCCTCGACAGCATTCTCGAACGTATTGCCGCGTTTCAGGAAAAGGAACTCGCGCTGCGGGGCAAGATCAAAAGCGCGCTCACCTATCCTGTCATCGTACTGGTCTTTGCGCTTGGGATCACGTACTTTCTGTTGACCACCATCGTGCCTCAATTTGCGGGCATTCTGGCGCAACTGAACGCGCCACTCCCCTTCATCACGAAGATGCTGATGGCGGTCTCAGATTTTCTACTGCATTCCAGTTTTTTGATCCTCATCTTCATTGCTATCATTGTCTTCGTTTACCGTTGGTACTACTCCACCAAACAAGGTCGGCACATCATTGATGACATCAAGCTGCGTCTTCCCGTTTTCGGTCCTCTGGTCAGCAAGAGTGCGATCAGCTCCTTTGCTCGAACGCTGGGTCTGCTTATTAGCAGCGGCGTGAACATCATCGAGAGTCTGGACATTACGAAGGGGACGGCCAACAATGCCATCGTCGAGGAGACGCTGGAAAACGCGAAGAATGTGGTGATGGTGGGTGACCCCATGAGTGCCAGCCTCGCCACGAGCAAGGTTTTCCCACCTATGGTGGTGAGCATGGTGGCTATCGGTGAGGAGACCGGCGCGCTCGACAACATGCTGGGCAAGGTGGGTGACTTCTACGACCGCGAGGTCGACGAGGCCGTGGAGAGCCTCACAGCTGCCATTGAGCCCATCATGATCGTCTTCCTGGGACTCATCGTGGGAACCATCGTTGCCGGCATGTTTCTGCCCATGTTCTCGATCATCGGCGCCCTCAGCAAATAA